A single window of Magnetococcus marinus MC-1 DNA harbors:
- a CDS encoding 3'-5' exonuclease, which produces MSVSTLMSSVLSLQPHYAEKQDKEQINGLPVVRWEGDVVLVNQDQALPAAIAALRQERVLGFDTETRPSFRKGTSYDPTLIQLAGEKVVYLFQINLLQDHRPLAELLADTSIHKVGVGLSQDIRQLQAIFSFKPGGFVDVGETARHNNIATRGLRSMAAAFFHVRISKRAQCSNWAQEALQPFQIIYAATDAWISRELYVALANLSLVDAQRDRVTLQPVKPKRLPRRGFRRAENGHAQEQSSS; this is translated from the coding sequence ATGTCTGTTTCTACCTTGATGTCATCGGTTTTGAGTTTGCAACCACACTATGCTGAAAAGCAGGATAAAGAGCAGATCAATGGCCTGCCTGTGGTGCGGTGGGAGGGTGATGTGGTCTTGGTTAACCAGGACCAAGCGCTGCCGGCCGCCATTGCCGCCTTGCGGCAAGAGCGGGTGCTGGGATTTGATACCGAAACCCGCCCATCGTTTCGTAAGGGTACCAGCTACGATCCCACCTTGATCCAACTGGCTGGAGAGAAGGTGGTCTATCTGTTCCAGATCAACCTGCTTCAAGACCATCGCCCTTTGGCCGAGCTGTTGGCCGATACCAGCATCCATAAGGTGGGGGTGGGGTTAAGTCAGGATATTCGCCAATTGCAGGCGATCTTTAGCTTTAAACCCGGAGGTTTTGTGGATGTGGGGGAGACCGCCCGCCACAATAATATTGCCACCCGGGGTTTGCGTAGCATGGCGGCGGCTTTTTTTCATGTACGCATCTCCAAACGGGCGCAGTGTTCCAACTGGGCTCAGGAGGCCTTACAACCCTTTCAGATTATTTATGCTGCAACCGATGCTTGGATTAGCCGGGAACTGTATGTGGCATTGGCCAATCTCTCTTTGGTGGATGCCCAGCGTGATCGGGTGACATTGCAGCCGGTAAAACCAAAACGTTTACCAAGGCGCGGCTTTCGTCGGGCTGAAAATGGTCACGCGCAGGAGCAGAGCTCCTCGTAA
- a CDS encoding AMP-binding protein, which translates to MRLRISGQAAATGPCLFVLHNESSLKPAHFLTHLPSHCAGIHFFHEGITHSQPPWPNHDCFRLNAHTPNRWQALLTFLHDGGHALCNAHAQQPAPEGFERLPPELVALAAQLPCPIQPLALFEEGRRGLVLHFGEPVQLQGDIESRHLALLDRLRLTRLEGALETGPTTLFQAARHALMRYPQRRLSDSTGVALNGPTLLRNSHILATIMAQHIPPHRCVGVMLPSSIASMATLLALSATGRVPALLNFTAGPRGILAACRSAGIRPIITARAFVQKAGLQEIITSLQQHNQVLFLEDLKAQLSHRQSLRGLLSYTLADRLGGLHLLHSNQRSAQASDPAMILFTSGSEGHAKGVVLSHHNLLANVRQIALSVPLHHHDRYLNTLPMFHAFGLTVGTLTPLLQGLHLHHHPSPLAQQAICHLGRSYRPTILAGTDTFLANYARSAKVGDFSSVRFVFAGAEPLRAATTELWQQRFGVNVYQGYGATECAPVIAVNTPAANRPHTVGRPVAGIRCRLQPVPGLAHGGRLLVAGPNIMQGYLAPQDSAPDQGGLPIQALAEPPWYDTGDIVTLDEQGYISIDGRAKRFAKIGGEMVSLAAVERLASRVWPQQQHAALRLPSPNKGEWILLFSETPGCSRERLLEQADQEGSTRLLVPRRVVHVDTLPLLGNGKLDHAALAQLAATLET; encoded by the coding sequence ATGAGATTGCGCATTAGCGGCCAAGCGGCGGCAACTGGACCCTGCCTTTTTGTGCTGCACAACGAAAGCTCGCTCAAGCCTGCTCACTTTCTAACCCACCTACCCAGCCACTGTGCAGGTATCCATTTTTTCCATGAAGGGATCACCCACAGCCAGCCGCCTTGGCCCAACCATGACTGTTTTCGGCTCAATGCCCACACCCCCAACCGTTGGCAAGCACTGCTTACCTTTTTGCATGACGGGGGACACGCCCTATGTAACGCCCACGCCCAACAACCGGCCCCCGAGGGTTTTGAACGGCTCCCCCCCGAGTTGGTCGCCCTGGCCGCACAACTGCCCTGCCCCATTCAGCCGCTGGCCCTCTTTGAAGAGGGTCGCCGTGGCTTGGTGCTCCATTTTGGTGAGCCCGTCCAACTCCAGGGCGATATCGAATCGCGGCATCTTGCGTTGCTGGACCGCCTGCGCCTTACCCGTTTAGAAGGCGCCCTAGAAACGGGGCCAACCACCCTCTTTCAAGCGGCCCGTCACGCTTTGATGCGCTATCCTCAACGGCGTTTGAGCGACAGCACCGGGGTAGCGCTAAACGGCCCAACGCTGCTGCGCAACAGCCATATTTTAGCCACCATCATGGCTCAACACATTCCACCACACCGTTGTGTTGGGGTGATGCTGCCCAGCTCCATCGCCAGCATGGCCACCCTGCTGGCCCTGAGCGCCACCGGTCGCGTGCCCGCACTGCTCAATTTTACGGCGGGACCACGGGGCATTCTAGCGGCCTGTCGCAGTGCGGGGATCCGCCCAATTATAACCGCCCGCGCCTTTGTGCAAAAAGCGGGGCTGCAAGAGATCATCACCTCCTTGCAACAGCATAACCAAGTGCTATTTTTAGAAGATCTTAAAGCCCAACTAAGCCACCGCCAAAGCCTGCGTGGCTTGCTCAGCTACACCCTAGCCGACCGGTTGGGCGGCTTGCACCTGCTGCACAGCAATCAGCGCTCTGCCCAGGCCAGCGACCCGGCCATGATTCTGTTTACCTCTGGCAGCGAGGGGCACGCTAAAGGGGTGGTACTCAGTCACCATAACCTGCTCGCCAATGTTCGCCAAATCGCCCTATCGGTGCCCCTACACCACCATGATCGCTATCTCAATACCCTGCCCATGTTCCACGCCTTTGGTCTAACGGTGGGCACCCTTACCCCGCTTTTACAAGGGCTGCACCTACATCACCACCCCTCCCCCTTGGCGCAACAGGCCATTTGCCATCTGGGGCGCAGCTATCGACCCACCATTTTAGCGGGAACCGACACCTTTTTAGCCAACTATGCGCGTAGCGCCAAAGTGGGGGATTTTAGCAGTGTGCGCTTTGTCTTTGCCGGGGCCGAGCCTCTACGCGCGGCCACCACAGAGCTATGGCAGCAACGCTTTGGGGTCAATGTCTACCAGGGCTATGGCGCCACCGAATGCGCACCGGTCATTGCGGTCAACACCCCCGCAGCCAACCGCCCCCATACGGTGGGACGCCCCGTTGCGGGTATACGCTGCCGTCTGCAACCGGTGCCGGGCCTTGCCCACGGCGGGCGCCTGTTGGTCGCAGGACCCAACATTATGCAAGGTTATCTTGCCCCTCAGGATAGCGCGCCAGACCAAGGTGGCTTACCGATCCAAGCGCTGGCTGAACCACCCTGGTACGATACGGGAGATATTGTAACATTGGATGAGCAGGGCTATATCAGCATTGATGGCCGTGCCAAACGGTTTGCTAAAATCGGCGGGGAGATGGTCTCACTGGCGGCGGTCGAACGGCTGGCCAGTCGGGTATGGCCCCAGCAGCAACATGCGGCCCTGCGCCTACCCAGCCCCAACAAAGGGGAGTGGATTTTGCTCTTTAGCGAGACCCCTGGTTGCAGCCGCGAGCGTCTACTGGAACAGGCCGATCAAGAGGGCTCAACCCGGCTGCTGGTACCCCGTCGGGTGGTGCATGTGGACACCCTGCCGCTCTTGGGTAATGGCAAGTTGGACCATGCCGCCCTTGCACAACTGGCCGCTACCCTGGAGACCTAA
- a CDS encoding glycosyltransferase: MDPQPALLILVSQAGYPTHAPRIRALGEATSLYLAGPGQLDQLDGLPFFACDATTPVESLLGELQERGFRPDALLQLESLDFYPQGLIGQPLPAFYYATDIHQHIHWQMEYGKLFDALFIPSPHFLEPMRRNGHVAVYAAPEGVDLTLFSNPGLSRDLDLVFVGSTQADQHPLRPVLHTLLRDQGYKIQFSPRADAATRAKLYGRSRVVLHQGEPGIFSATQLEGAACGAVPCTTAFSGLEPELRSEQECITYRDEHDLLHRLESLLGEGPRWHQLSDAAQQRVKQASWGQRSQQMLQNMLPFLRQKRTHFAEADQMKAHAFVYHVRGFGGRGIRMLNTLSNQFPEDVELHLLKALSYLNSNLYLEAARELDTLLTQATPPPTAFVEQIADILLNTFELAGHTAGALHTAQALSLPSDAQKRRLARLLSRTSDPLPPEIMEKLRIPAQTA, from the coding sequence ATGGATCCGCAACCGGCACTTTTGATCCTCGTCTCCCAAGCTGGCTATCCAACCCATGCGCCGCGTATTCGTGCCCTGGGCGAGGCCACATCCCTCTATTTAGCGGGACCTGGGCAGCTGGACCAACTGGATGGCTTGCCCTTTTTTGCCTGCGATGCCACCACCCCCGTAGAGAGCCTGCTGGGGGAGCTGCAAGAGCGGGGGTTTCGTCCCGACGCGCTACTGCAACTGGAGAGCCTGGATTTCTACCCCCAAGGGTTGATTGGCCAGCCCCTGCCCGCTTTTTATTATGCTACGGATATTCACCAACATATCCACTGGCAAATGGAGTATGGCAAACTTTTTGATGCCCTGTTTATCCCTTCGCCCCATTTTTTAGAGCCCATGCGCCGCAATGGTCATGTGGCGGTTTATGCTGCACCCGAGGGGGTTGATCTAACTCTGTTTAGCAACCCCGGTTTAAGTCGGGATCTGGATCTGGTCTTTGTGGGCTCAACCCAAGCCGATCAACACCCGCTGCGACCTGTCCTGCATACCCTACTCCGGGACCAGGGTTATAAAATACAGTTTTCACCCCGTGCCGATGCCGCAACCCGCGCCAAGCTCTATGGGCGTAGCCGGGTGGTGCTGCACCAAGGCGAACCGGGGATCTTTAGCGCCACCCAGTTGGAGGGGGCCGCCTGTGGTGCGGTGCCCTGCACCACCGCCTTTAGCGGCTTGGAACCCGAGCTGCGCAGCGAACAAGAGTGCATTACCTATCGGGACGAACATGACCTACTGCATCGACTGGAGAGCCTACTGGGCGAAGGGCCTCGCTGGCACCAGCTCAGTGATGCCGCTCAACAACGGGTCAAACAGGCCAGCTGGGGCCAGCGCAGCCAACAGATGCTGCAAAACATGCTCCCCTTTCTGCGGCAAAAACGCACCCATTTTGCTGAAGCCGATCAGATGAAAGCGCACGCTTTTGTCTATCATGTGCGAGGCTTTGGGGGGCGCGGCATCCGCATGCTCAACACCCTCTCCAACCAATTTCCAGAAGATGTGGAACTCCACCTGCTCAAGGCACTGAGCTATTTAAACAGCAACCTCTATCTTGAGGCTGCCCGTGAATTGGACACCCTGCTCACCCAGGCTACGCCCCCCCCCACCGCGTTTGTGGAACAGATTGCTGACATTCTACTCAACACCTTTGAACTGGCCGGCCATACCGCTGGAGCGCTACACACCGCCCAGGCCTTGAGCCTGCCCAGTGACGCCCAAAAACGACGCCTTGCGCGACTGCTCTCCCGCACGTCGGACCCGCTACCCCCAGAGATTATGGAAAAATTGCGCATCCCCGCGCAAACCGCATAA
- the amrS gene encoding AmmeMemoRadiSam system radical SAM enzyme, with product MQPAAPPYVGRYWQWHTDGRMACLLCPRRCLLQEGQRGLCFVRRRVGEQMILETYGRSSGFCVDPVEKKPLNHFLPGTPILSFGTAGCNLTCKFCQNWHMSKSKQMDALADQASPEMIAQAAVATQSRSVAYTYNDPVIFLEYAVDVAQACKAHGVRSVAVTAGYIEPEPAEAFFRHMDAANVDLKAFTERFYHKLCGGHLEAVKETLIYLKHHTDVWFELTTLLIPNENDSEAELHEMTQWVVATLGAEVPMHFTAFHPDFRMRNQSPTPAHTLSRARAIALANGVRYAYTGNVSDAAGGSSYCHHCGMQLITRNRYVISHWGLDAQGKCPRCATPMAGRFEAKPGQWGAKRLPIRFQSQ from the coding sequence ATGCAACCAGCAGCACCCCCTTATGTTGGGCGATATTGGCAATGGCATACCGATGGTCGTATGGCGTGTCTGCTCTGCCCCCGGCGCTGCCTGCTGCAAGAGGGACAGCGGGGGCTCTGTTTTGTGCGCCGCCGGGTGGGGGAGCAGATGATCCTGGAGACCTATGGGCGCTCCAGTGGTTTTTGTGTGGACCCTGTTGAAAAAAAACCGCTAAACCATTTTTTGCCCGGTACGCCCATTCTCTCTTTTGGTACAGCTGGCTGCAACCTCACCTGTAAATTTTGCCAAAATTGGCATATGAGCAAATCCAAACAGATGGATGCCTTGGCCGATCAAGCCTCCCCCGAAATGATCGCCCAGGCCGCCGTGGCAACCCAAAGCCGCAGTGTGGCTTATACCTACAACGATCCGGTCATCTTTCTTGAATATGCGGTGGATGTGGCGCAAGCCTGCAAGGCCCATGGGGTGCGCTCGGTAGCGGTGACTGCGGGTTATATTGAGCCTGAACCCGCCGAGGCGTTTTTTCGTCATATGGATGCCGCTAATGTGGACCTTAAAGCCTTTACCGAACGTTTTTACCACAAATTGTGTGGTGGCCATTTAGAGGCGGTTAAAGAGACCCTCATCTACCTAAAACACCATACCGATGTGTGGTTTGAACTGACCACCTTGTTGATCCCCAATGAAAACGATAGCGAGGCCGAGCTCCACGAGATGACCCAGTGGGTGGTGGCCACCTTGGGCGCGGAGGTGCCCATGCACTTTACCGCCTTTCACCCCGATTTTCGTATGCGGAATCAATCCCCCACCCCGGCACATACACTTAGCCGTGCGCGGGCTATCGCCTTGGCGAATGGAGTGCGCTATGCCTATACGGGCAATGTATCCGATGCCGCCGGGGGCAGCAGCTACTGTCACCACTGTGGCATGCAGCTGATTACCCGCAATCGCTATGTGATTAGCCATTGGGGGTTGGACGCCCAAGGCAAATGCCCCCGTTGTGCTACCCCCATGGCGGGCCGGTTTGAAGCCAAACCCGGCCAGTGGGGGGCGAAGCGGCTACCCATTCGATTTCAATCCCAATAG
- the fur gene encoding ferric iron uptake transcriptional regulator, whose translation MRDAQINQELKSAGLKATAPRRKILELFQVNAESHWSAEDVYKSLLESGDDIGLATVYRVLTQFEQAGLLSRHHFEAGKSTFELSGGGHHDHFVCLNCGHVEEFFDQEIEDRQNMLAAQHGFKVKAHALYLYVECTREACPNRK comes from the coding sequence ATGCGCGATGCTCAGATCAATCAGGAACTAAAAAGTGCTGGGCTTAAAGCCACCGCACCCAGGCGTAAAATTTTAGAGCTGTTCCAGGTTAACGCTGAGAGCCATTGGAGTGCGGAAGATGTCTATAAAAGCCTGCTGGAGAGCGGAGATGATATTGGTCTGGCAACGGTCTATCGGGTTTTAACCCAGTTTGAACAGGCTGGCCTGCTCTCGCGGCACCATTTTGAAGCCGGTAAATCGACCTTTGAGCTCAGCGGTGGCGGCCACCATGACCATTTTGTCTGTCTTAACTGTGGTCATGTGGAAGAGTTTTTTGATCAAGAGATCGAAGACCGGCAAAATATGTTGGCCGCTCAACACGGCTTTAAGGTGAAGGCCCACGCCCTCTACCTCTATGTTGAGTGTACCCGCGAGGCGTGCCCCAATCGCAAATAG
- a CDS encoding ATP-binding protein: protein MDQETPSLRSMMRRTSLTFKTLLATLLVGVATWGVLDHWQTGHLKALFHDELLHQVWERALDSRVDFERKVLGYQDALSLLAGQQRMDAYLQTPQSRWVGRTTPRIHNATPEWLPEQSLINSLLPVPYLMMTNAKGHALEIYHRITTAPPPKGLLTLDTLNRSLSEEPVMMVEIDTIPYLLFTEPVESAQANRLLVAATPLDDTFMTSHMGASQPSNGIIALATGSPEHIIASNAPQTLLPGTLLKALEREYIIAGKTYINLEGRGTSRTMIEMVSLISSELAEERSQDILITERQQRAITAFVLILASILIMLWVTRTIRRVSLRISEFSQDKLGAPLTQEGSHDELDTLASRFERLMQEVVRTRDNLRGEIEERKRIEAEVTKLSQAVEQSPTALLITDTEGSVLYVNPEFVSLTGYRPDEVIGRNPRMLKSGETARETYRDLWGTLNQGRAWQGVFRNRKKNGKRYWEKNTISPIRDSDGKVINFMSIKEDISARIALEKEIEHARTAAETANQVKSEFLTHMTHEFRTPLNIIKGCVKLIRDENNLSDKQGRQLENILDGATHLATMIQDLVDLSRVESEQFHLHEEPCDLSHLLTELHDEMELKSQEKQLTFAVEVSPTLPPEIMLDAARLRHALTNLLTNAIKFTHEGQVSLNCWYEGETKARTGTLHFVISDTGVGIPSEQIHAIFEPFNQGDMPAMTRGGVGLGLTITKRLVEVMDGTIEVRSEPDHGSVFHIQLPCRKVWRPQEALANSATTTVFDQALLVSHNPVARMILKRILEELGLNTVELDGCQASCGFLENAQAARFGVIIMDCAHQPDGGLSEVRRIRRAETVNATTPIVLLGEPSEDDEVNAKHRATPLPPRVVVLPKPLQRDQVVSAVRNFLNITP from the coding sequence ATGGATCAAGAGACCCCTTCACTGCGCAGCATGATGCGCCGCACCTCCCTAACCTTCAAAACGTTGCTGGCAACCCTGCTGGTTGGGGTGGCCACGTGGGGCGTTTTGGACCATTGGCAAACCGGCCACTTAAAGGCGCTCTTTCATGATGAGCTACTGCACCAGGTATGGGAGCGGGCGCTGGATAGCCGGGTAGATTTTGAGCGCAAGGTGCTCGGCTACCAGGATGCCTTGAGCCTACTGGCTGGCCAGCAGCGTATGGACGCCTATCTACAGACCCCCCAATCCCGTTGGGTGGGGCGCACCACACCGCGCATTCACAATGCCACCCCCGAGTGGCTACCTGAGCAGAGTTTAATCAACTCTCTACTGCCTGTTCCCTATTTGATGATGACCAACGCCAAGGGCCACGCGCTGGAGATCTATCACCGCATCACCACCGCCCCCCCACCCAAGGGGCTGCTCACCCTGGATACGCTTAACCGCAGTCTCTCCGAAGAACCGGTGATGATGGTGGAGATTGATACCATCCCCTACCTGCTCTTTACCGAACCGGTAGAGAGCGCTCAGGCCAACCGCCTGCTGGTCGCCGCGACCCCCTTAGATGACACCTTCATGACCAGCCATATGGGAGCCAGCCAACCCTCCAATGGCATTATTGCCCTAGCGACGGGCTCCCCCGAACATATTATCGCCAGCAACGCCCCCCAGACCCTGCTGCCCGGCACCCTCCTTAAAGCACTGGAGCGGGAGTATATTATCGCGGGCAAGACCTACATTAATCTGGAGGGTCGCGGCACTTCGCGCACCATGATTGAGATGGTCAGTTTAATCTCCAGTGAACTGGCCGAAGAGCGCAGCCAAGATATTTTAATTACCGAACGTCAACAGCGTGCCATCACGGCCTTTGTGCTTATTTTAGCGTCGATTTTGATTATGTTATGGGTGACCCGTACAATCCGCCGGGTTTCCTTACGCATTTCGGAGTTTTCCCAAGACAAACTCGGGGCACCACTGACCCAAGAGGGTAGCCATGATGAGTTGGACACCCTGGCGAGCCGCTTTGAACGGTTGATGCAAGAGGTGGTACGCACGCGGGACAATTTGCGCGGCGAAATTGAGGAACGCAAACGTATTGAGGCGGAGGTAACCAAGCTCTCCCAAGCGGTGGAGCAGAGCCCCACCGCCCTGCTGATTACCGACACCGAGGGTAGCGTTCTTTATGTTAACCCGGAGTTTGTCAGTCTCACCGGCTATCGTCCTGATGAAGTGATTGGCCGCAACCCGCGCATGTTAAAGTCGGGAGAGACCGCCAGAGAGACCTACCGGGATCTCTGGGGTACACTTAATCAAGGCCGCGCATGGCAAGGGGTGTTTCGCAACCGCAAGAAAAACGGCAAACGCTATTGGGAGAAAAACACCATCTCTCCCATCCGTGACAGCGATGGCAAAGTGATCAACTTTATGTCCATTAAAGAGGACATTTCGGCCCGCATCGCCTTGGAAAAAGAGATTGAGCACGCCCGCACCGCCGCCGAGACGGCCAACCAAGTCAAGAGTGAGTTCCTCACCCATATGACCCATGAGTTCCGCACGCCGCTCAACATTATCAAAGGGTGCGTTAAGCTCATTCGAGATGAAAACAACCTGAGCGACAAGCAGGGCCGCCAGTTGGAGAATATTTTGGATGGCGCCACCCATCTGGCCACCATGATTCAGGATCTGGTGGATCTCTCCCGGGTGGAGAGTGAGCAGTTTCATCTTCATGAAGAGCCGTGTGATCTCAGCCACCTGCTTACTGAGTTGCATGATGAAATGGAGCTAAAAAGCCAAGAGAAGCAGTTAACGTTTGCGGTGGAGGTCTCCCCTACCCTGCCTCCTGAAATCATGCTGGATGCCGCACGGCTACGCCATGCGTTAACCAACCTGTTAACCAATGCCATCAAGTTTACCCACGAGGGACAGGTTAGCCTAAACTGCTGGTATGAAGGGGAGACCAAAGCGCGTACGGGCACCTTGCACTTTGTCATTTCCGATACCGGGGTGGGCATTCCCAGCGAGCAGATCCACGCGATTTTTGAACCCTTCAATCAAGGGGATATGCCCGCCATGACACGTGGCGGGGTGGGGCTGGGGCTGACCATTACCAAGCGCTTGGTCGAGGTTATGGATGGCACCATTGAGGTGCGTAGCGAACCTGACCATGGCAGTGTTTTCCATATTCAACTACCCTGTCGTAAGGTGTGGCGTCCTCAAGAGGCACTTGCCAACAGCGCCACCACCACCGTTTTTGATCAAGCCTTATTGGTCAGCCACAACCCGGTCGCACGCATGATTTTAAAGCGTATTTTGGAGGAGTTGGGGCTTAACACGGTGGAGTTGGATGGCTGTCAGGCGAGCTGTGGCTTTTTGGAAAATGCGCAGGCGGCCCGTTTTGGGGTGATCATCATGGATTGCGCCCACCAGCCCGACGGGGGGTTGTCTGAGGTACGGCGTATCCGTCGTGCCGAGACGGTTAATGCCACCACCCCCATTGTGCTCTTGGGCGAGCCCAGTGAGGATGATGAGGTCAACGCCAAACACCGCGCCACGCCACTACCACCACGGGTGGTGGTTTTACCCAAACCCTTACAGCGGGATCAAGTGGTCAGTGCGGTGCGCAATTTCCTCAACATCACCCCATAG